The sequence AACCCTGAAAAATAAGAGATCAAGAAAAACCTAAATTAACCCGTATGGTAAATAATACCCAAAAAGCCGCGGTGCTGGAAGAAGTGATCGACCATATCAGCAAATTGCATTATGATGTACGTGCCGAAGTAATAGTGGGAGAGTTACTGGATAATCATGTGCGTGCCGAAGAAATTGCTGTACAGAATCAAAACGTTTTTGTACGGTCTTTCAATAAAGATATCTTAAATGCTCAACTGGATGATTCGCAACCTTATCATCCATTCATTTCGCTTACTCTCTCCCGTGATGGACTGTACGATCGTTTGCCAGAGGGTATCTTCCACCAGTTCACGCCGCAGCAGCAACAGCGCTCTGTGAGAGAAATGGTGCTTAACTACAAGCGTCAGCAAAAAGAACAACAGGAAGCCAGAAAGTTTTTTCGTCCCCTTGAAAATGAATTCTTCCTGCAAAGAGTTTTTCTTGAACAGAAAGAAAAGCATTTACTCTTCGATGCGTTTGGAAAAGATGCAGATGAACTGTTTCTTTCCTTCTGGGGCATACGGTCTGATTTGCCAAAACCGGCCCTGAAAAAATTGGTAAAATTGTTGCCATATATCTACCGCATAGCAGGTAATCTGCCTTTGGTACAATTGTACTTGCAGGCCATTCTGGATGAGCCTGTAAAAATTGTACAGGAAGATACGCCAACTGCTGTAGAGACAGGTAGTCAGGTACCTTTAGGTGATTCAAGATTAGGATTGGATGCGATGACAGGCGATCTCTTTTATACAGATATGCCTGTATGGAAAATTACCATTGGCCCCCTTCAACAGCACAGGGTACACGACTTCCTCCCGTGGCAGCCTTATGGCCGTCTATTGGAGACCTGTTTTAGTTTCCTGGTGCCAGCTGATGTAGATGTTGAGACCATCCTGGAACCTCACCCCGATGAGAAGAAAGTCTTTATGGCTGATACTCAGGAAAAAGAGGGTTTGGGAGGATACAATTTTTACCTGTAGGCATTAAATGGAACTATTTTTGCATGTAATATACCCTTATGGTTTGATTCCGGGCCCAGCGGAGTATTCCAGCCCCAGATTCATCCAACAGGTTTAACCCTTTCCGAGGAAATAAGACTATGATACTAAAAGCTAAGATCTACATTGTACTGGCGGCATTCATGGCTATCGGCTCCCTGATAGTGGGTCTGCTGAGCCGTTATATTAAAAACTTTTCCCTATATAAGAAAAAGGCACTCTGGTACCTGGCTATCATGGTATTGGTATTTGCTGTCATCAGCTCTATTCCGTTCCTCTTTACACACCAGAATTCTATGAGCCAGTATGTCTTCTACGAAGTATGGTTCCTGGGTTTAGGCGTAGTACATTGTAACCTCATGTATACCCGTTTCTGGGGTAGTGAAGATGCGTTTGGTTCAGAGCTGGCATTCATCGTGGCTATCTGGTTATTTGGTGGGATCGGGTTCATTCTCATTCAGCATCTTTTTGCGAAAGGAGAGTTTTCTTTCTACCCGCTGCTTACCTGTATGTTCGCATTCGCACTGCCTACATTTGTGTACAAGACATTCGAAAAGATGATGGCCATTCCTGCCAAAATTTTCAAGTGGTGGCAATATCCTGCTTACCAGGAATTGCCCGAAGTAAATGAAGATGATATGCGCGACCTGATCGTAATTGGTTTCGAACTGGAGAAGAAAGTAACAGATCATGACCGCACCTACTTCCGTGCACGTACACCTATCAAAATGGACCTGGGCGATCTCTTCTATCATTTCATCAATGACTATAATGACCGTTATCCCAATACGCCGATTGACGTAGTGGATGCAAACGGACAACCATATGGCTGGGTATTTCACCTCAAATCAGGTTGGCTGGGTACAGCTAAAACCCTCGATCCTGACAAAGCTGTATTCATGAATGGCATGCGTGAAAACAGTGTCATTATTTGTAACAGAATTATTATCAATTAATCCCTACATTTTAAATTATTCATCCATGGCAGAACCGCTTAAATATTTTCCCGTCAACTGGGTTGATGGTATGAAGATAAAGAAGCAGCATTTCGTTGAAACAGAAAACGCAATGCTGGATCAGATAAGGGATGCTATTTCCAGCGGCTTGCATGCGCAGAACTACGGATTGCTGCCTGCAAAAGCAGAAAGTAAAGAATCATTACGTTGCTGGTTTGTAATCGATAACCAACAACAATGGAGAGTGAAACTCACCGAATGTCGTGCCGTTACCCCAGGTGGCGCGAGAATTGAAATTCCTGAACACACTGTACACTCGCTGAAATACGCTACTACTTTTCCTGAAGCTACATTTAACTGGGATCCACAGCATACA is a genomic window of Chitinophaga sp. LS1 containing:
- a CDS encoding type VI secretion system baseplate subunit TssG, producing MVNNTQKAAVLEEVIDHISKLHYDVRAEVIVGELLDNHVRAEEIAVQNQNVFVRSFNKDILNAQLDDSQPYHPFISLTLSRDGLYDRLPEGIFHQFTPQQQQRSVREMVLNYKRQQKEQQEARKFFRPLENEFFLQRVFLEQKEKHLLFDAFGKDADELFLSFWGIRSDLPKPALKKLVKLLPYIYRIAGNLPLVQLYLQAILDEPVKIVQEDTPTAVETGSQVPLGDSRLGLDAMTGDLFYTDMPVWKITIGPLQQHRVHDFLPWQPYGRLLETCFSFLVPADVDVETILEPHPDEKKVFMADTQEKEGLGGYNFYL
- a CDS encoding TssN family type VI secretion system protein, which encodes MILKAKIYIVLAAFMAIGSLIVGLLSRYIKNFSLYKKKALWYLAIMVLVFAVISSIPFLFTHQNSMSQYVFYEVWFLGLGVVHCNLMYTRFWGSEDAFGSELAFIVAIWLFGGIGFILIQHLFAKGEFSFYPLLTCMFAFALPTFVYKTFEKMMAIPAKIFKWWQYPAYQELPEVNEDDMRDLIVIGFELEKKVTDHDRTYFRARTPIKMDLGDLFYHFINDYNDRYPNTPIDVVDANGQPYGWVFHLKSGWLGTAKTLDPDKAVFMNGMRENSVIICNRIIIN